From the Dendrosporobacter quercicolus genome, the window GGACTGGGCAGCCGGGCTATCGCCGGCAGCCGCCTGAGCCGCGCCAGTCTTTTGCTCCTGCAGGCTCTTGCTTCCCAAAGCAGCCGGCGGACGGTGGCTGTCGTCAGGAATCTGGCTTGCTTTGTCGGTTTCTCTTCCCGGACTGGAATACTCATCATCAATACATGGTACGTCTTCCAGCAGGAAATCGTCGCTGTGTTTCATTAAACCGCGCTCCATCATCGCCAGCAGCATGAGAAAATGGTCGGCTTCCCGCCGGAGGTGGTCGGCCAGCATTTCGGGAATCAGGCCGATCAGACGGCACTCGACAATCAGATCGTGAGCAGCTTTCTTAAAGTCCCGCAGTTGTTGAACATCTGTCTTGACATCCAGGATAAACCGCCGAAACGCTCTGACTTCACCTTCGTGAACATGAAGCATACTGGCAAAATCCCGCCCTTGCAGCACCAGGTGATCAAACTGCACGGAAAACTCATTGGCAACCCTGATTAGCCCGCGCTCGGTCGGGTCCAGCAAATGGCTGATTAATTTGGCATGATCACCCATCAAACGCAGCCAAAAGACGCTCTCCTGGGTTTGAGAGCTTTCTTTGAGTATGACGCGCCCGCTGCGCATCCTGTCTAACAACCGCAAAAAATATTCGGCCTCGCGGGATATGTGATCCAAAAACAGCGGGAAATTACTTCCGCCTAACCGGCCGGCCAGCTTGGCTTGCAATAACTCCCGTTTGTAGCAGTAAAGCTCCTTTACAGCAGTATAAATCTCAGCAACAAGCTCTGTGCACTGCTTTATTGATTTCGTTCTTTCCACCCGCTGCAATAAAGCCCCAAACTCCTGATGAAACTCCTGCGCCTCATCAATTAAGCCACTATCCCCGGAAGTCAGCCCGGCCTTTATAAACAAGGCGTGTTCCTGCATGATTTGCAGCCAGAATTTTAGTTCTTCGATATTGAGCGGCTCTAACGGCTGAGGAACCGTATAGGTCATCGCCTGACGCGCCATAGCAACACTCTCCCATCTCACAATGCGTTTGCTATTACATTGTATGCCGCCCCGGCCGTTTTGGTCATGGAAAAAACACTTCGCAGCGATTAATTTTTACGCCCAGCTTGCTAAACTTAGCCTCATATTCGGTCATGATATTTTCCTCGCCGCTAACTTTATGCAAGTTATACACAATATGATCAACCGCTAAACCGTTTTGTTCAAACTGCTCCAGGGAAAAATCGAATAACGGCCTATTGTCGGTTTTGAAATACAACTTCCCGCCGGCCGACAAAAGCCGGCGATATTTCGCCAGAAATCCGGAATGGGTCAAGCGCCGTTTCGCGTGCCGGGCCTTGGGCCAGGGGTCGCAAAAATTGATATAAAACCGGTCAACTTCACCCTCGGCGAAAATATCCGTAATATTATTGATGTCAAACACCAGCAGCCGGACATTGGCAAGGTTCTGTTCCTGTACTTTTTGAGCGGCATAATACACTACATCCTGCTGAGCTTCAATACCCACAAAGTTAATTTCCGGATGTCTGGCCGCCAGTGCACTGATAAAACGGCCTTTGCCTGTACCCAATTCCACATGCAGCGGAGCCTTCCGGCCAAACAACCCCGCCCACTGCCCGCAAACCTCAGCGCCGGGGTCAAGGAATACAAAATGCCGGTATTCCTTAATGGCCTCAGTTATCCACGGTTTTTTTCTCAAACGCATTAAAATACCCACCTATCTGCTTCTTTGCAACCCTGCCAAGTAAATAATTACTACTATTAGCAGGATTTGTAATTTTATTTATATAATAAATGAATTAAATTGAATTATACATAATATTATACTATAGTGATACAAGCATAGTATTGCGGTACTAGTGGCTTGCAACAAAATAACGGCTCCACCAAAGAGCCCCCAATTCGGAGGTATCTGTGTGTCGGATTATCTTGCTGTAAATTCAGCTGGTCTTATTTGGGATGCTGTTCCCGCCGGTGTAATTATTGTCGATGCAAACTGCCGCGTAAAAATTTTTAATAAAGGGGCGGAAGAATTATTTGGCATTAACCGCACAACCGTAATCGGTCTAAATATTCTGGAGGCCTGGCAGGCCTGCCGGCTGTCATGGGCCGCTGAAAACAGCTTCTGCCAGGCTGTTCGCTACGGAATTTCCAGTCAATTGCAAAAAACGTCAATCTCCTTGAATTGCTTTACTGTAAACATTGAATACACTGTCGCTCCAGTCTATGATGACCATGACCAAAGCAGCGGCGCCATCGGCATTTTTAAAAATTTGGATAAAGAGCGCGAACGCGAGCAGCGTGTCCAGCATCTGGAGATGCTGGCGGCAATCGGTCAAATCGCCGCCGGTACCGTGCATGAAATCCGCAACCCGCTGACAGCGATAAAAGGCTTTGCTCAGCTTATTCACAACCGGGTTGAGCGGCACAACACGTTAAACGTAAGTGAATATTGCACACTGATCAGCAGTGAAATTGATCATATTAATTTAATTGTCTCCGATTTTCTAACCCTGTCCCGGCCGCATGACAAACCATTTATTCAATTAGATGTCGTCCGGCTGGTTAGCGACGTACTGGCCTTCTTATACGGCGAATCGCTGCTGCTTAAAATAAACATTGTTTCCAGCCTGCCCGACCACCCTATCTATATCAATGGCTGCCTGGAAAATCTCAAAGAAGTCATCATCAATATCTGCCGCAATGCCTTTCAGGCCATGTCTGATAAAGACAAACTTACCGTAGCCATTACCGAACACCCTGACTCGGTATGGATTGAAATTGCCGACACCGGCTGCGGTATGGATGAGCAGACGCAGCAGCAAATCTTTGAAGCATTTTATACAACAAAAGAAACCGGCACCGGACTGGGTTTGTCCATCTGCCGGCGCATTATCCTCGAACACGGCGGTGACATTAAGGTTACCAGCCAGCCTGGCCAAGGCAGTATTTTTACGATTATACTGCCGCGCTGACAGTAGTGCCTTGACCGGATTAGAAGTTAGGGTTATCTTGCGGATCTTTCTCCGCCCTGCTGCGTTGGCCGTAACGGCATAAGGGCAACACGGTTTTTGCCTTCGCTACGCTCGGTATAAACCGTGTTTTCTTTATCGTCAGTCGGCATACTCCCGGTATGCCTCCTTCCTCCGCCTTGCATTGCAAAAAAATCTACACTGTCTAATCCTAATTCACAACTTTGCCAAGACACTAG encodes:
- a CDS encoding DUF2935 domain-containing protein, with the translated sequence MARQAMTYTVPQPLEPLNIEELKFWLQIMQEHALFIKAGLTSGDSGLIDEAQEFHQEFGALLQRVERTKSIKQCTELVAEIYTAVKELYCYKRELLQAKLAGRLGGSNFPLFLDHISREAEYFLRLLDRMRSGRVILKESSQTQESVFWLRLMGDHAKLISHLLDPTERGLIRVANEFSVQFDHLVLQGRDFASMLHVHEGEVRAFRRFILDVKTDVQQLRDFKKAAHDLIVECRLIGLIPEMLADHLRREADHFLMLLAMMERGLMKHSDDFLLEDVPCIDDEYSSPGRETDKASQIPDDSHRPPAALGSKSLQEQKTGAAQAAAGDSPAAQSDGAEPGKPSLPAAVEQEAREEAEIAAKHKLKAAKGFQESESKKAKAAQTDVGKIMGKASTYKEATSKQPAGKTEAEGAKSEKPKTKYKWGSGLPRSLGKVRN
- the trmB gene encoding tRNA (guanosine(46)-N7)-methyltransferase TrmB, whose translation is MRLRKKPWITEAIKEYRHFVFLDPGAEVCGQWAGLFGRKAPLHVELGTGKGRFISALAARHPEINFVGIEAQQDVVYYAAQKVQEQNLANVRLLVFDINNITDIFAEGEVDRFYINFCDPWPKARHAKRRLTHSGFLAKYRRLLSAGGKLYFKTDNRPLFDFSLEQFEQNGLAVDHIVYNLHKVSGEENIMTEYEAKFSKLGVKINRCEVFFP
- a CDS encoding two-component system sensor histidine kinase NtrB — translated: MSDYLAVNSAGLIWDAVPAGVIIVDANCRVKIFNKGAEELFGINRTTVIGLNILEAWQACRLSWAAENSFCQAVRYGISSQLQKTSISLNCFTVNIEYTVAPVYDDHDQSSGAIGIFKNLDKEREREQRVQHLEMLAAIGQIAAGTVHEIRNPLTAIKGFAQLIHNRVERHNTLNVSEYCTLISSEIDHINLIVSDFLTLSRPHDKPFIQLDVVRLVSDVLAFLYGESLLLKINIVSSLPDHPIYINGCLENLKEVIINICRNAFQAMSDKDKLTVAITEHPDSVWIEIADTGCGMDEQTQQQIFEAFYTTKETGTGLGLSICRRIILEHGGDIKVTSQPGQGSIFTIILPR